CCGCTATTATTATAAATCCCAATGACGGCGTAAACACAGGATATCCCGAGATTCTTACCCTGCTCCAAATCCTTCCTGCTGTACCACAGCTCCTCTTCGCTGTGTTCAAATCCCTCCTCCACGATCATATCTGTTAGCATTTTGGCTCGGTTTTAGGACACACTCCGAGTGAAAAGGATACCAGCTCCGCTCCTCTGAGTTCAGTTAGTGGCTCCCTTTTGTCTGAGCGCTacattcctcctcctccacctcctcctgctgctgttgctctgtgtctgtgtgtccgcATCAGCAGCAACGTGGCAAACTCAGCACTCGCTCCTCTCAGCAGGGCGGCACACACCGCGCACGATAACAAGCCGAGCCGCCGCCTGATTGACACCAGCATCGGCCAATGAGGAGGAAGAGGGCGGGGCACAAACTAGTTATCGTTCAGGGACTTTTGGGTTCGTCCTGAACGGCGagtctgctgctgcacactCAGCGCACTGAACGCTAGGGAGGGAGCAAGTCCCGCTCCAGGTTATGGTgcctacggagccctgctggtgacatctcgttaaaataaaaataatcacttAGTAAtacatgggaatgagataatcaACTCATGGTAACATgagttcatccatccatccatttcgggtcgcgggggcagcatcctaagcaatgaggccctgacctccctttccccatcCACTTCCACTAGGGGGATTCCGAGGAGCTCCCAGGCCAGCTAGGATatagtcctgggtcttccccggggtctcctcccaggtggacttgcctgtgacacctcccgagggaggcgtccaggaggcatgccttactaagtcgtgaccacgcattaggatctctttCCCTGTGGTCATGACCTAATTAGCTTgtccccatgccttactaagtcaagTTTTTAtctgtacaggatgtcaccagtggggcccTGTAGGCGCCTGTTTCAAATGTAGTCCTGTTGTAGCCTTGACTCACCCAGATGTTCTGCAGAGCGCAGTTGCTGGACTAGGTTCGTGTAACGCATGCACACTGTGTATATACCACCTTTAAATATATACCTATATGTAGCCAAAAATTTAAAgctattttttgttgttgttaaaacaaaaaagaggtAGCATTACTAGGTtaacgacctgtccagggtgtatcctgccttccgcccgaagactgctgggataggctccagcatccccccgcgaccctgacggagaagcggcttagaaaatggatggatggatggattactGGGTTAAGAGAAAGAAATCGTTAAAAATACAGTGTCAGTGTGCTGCTGgtgagtcgccctgtaaagcttGAAATAGTCTTTTGAAAGTCTACAAGTTTAGCGGACCACATCACATGTCCTTATGTTTTagtgtctcacacacacaggctcaggAAGAAGGTCCGTGTCAATGTtaaggtctcaaatgcaaaaaatcgacattatactgataaagatatgatgacaatatgGATCATTCGCTCACATCCTTCCCCCAGTTCTTTTCCATCGTTAGATTAGGGGAAAGGGCCTGAAGCACATCTGATGTTACAAACTGTTCTTCTGCGTGTTACGCGCAGTTACACAAGCACACATTTCCACCCCAAAACGTATGCGGCTTGGCTTTAAGGCACATGTGTCAGGTTCCAATCCTTGTGGGCCACAactctgcagacttcagcacattacctcattaaacacacctgattcagcccatcagctaattagcaaggccttcatgaactgaattcagagcatcgGATGAGGATGAACGCTAATATTTTCATGCCTGGCGAGAATGGGCTTCCACATTCACTGTAGAAGTTGAAGTGTGCACTCACTATGAAGGGCTCGCTTGTCTGTCTGAGACTCCGATCTCCTGCAGCTGCTCCTGGTTGGTGGAGTACATCTGCTGAAGCCCCGGCTCAAGCTCGTGGTTCCGGTCCAGCAGAGTCTTCCCCAGCTGTGAGGCCAAATCTATGTCTGTCTCAGAAACATGCACACAAGAGACACAACTGTAAACATTAAGCACggcatccatccattttctaagccgcttctctgtcagggttgcggggggatgctggagcctatcccagcagtcttcgggcggatacaccctggacaggtcgccagtccatcacagggcagacacacagacagtcactcacacacaggggcaatttatcatgtctaattggcctgcctgcatgtctttggactgtgggaggaaaccggagaacccggaggaaacccacgcagacacggggagaacatgcaaactccacacagagaggaccctggtcgcccggccggggaatcgaacccaggccctcctcactgtgaggcgacagcgctacccaccacaccaccgtgccaccctgTTTTAACATAGTAAGTCAAAATAAGTCACTATTTTGCTAaactatttaaatataataagtTAGTTTTGTCATACTGCtgccagagacagagaggcctGGCGAGAATGGGCTTCCACATTCACTGTAGAAGTGGAAGTGTGCACTCGATATGAAGGGAACGCTTGTCGGTTTGAGACACAGCCAATTGTGTGCCGGTAGGTCACGTGGCCGGCTAAACCCGCCTTCTTCCGTACACAATGAAACGAGTTTGTCAAGGTGCAGGGAGCGATCTGTTTATCTAGGCTAGCTTTAGATTGGTAGTACATGCTTCAGATCCTCAGGAAATTGTTCTCAGCTCACAAAAACATCATGAAGCACCTCAGAATCTCAGCACATCCAGCCGCTGTGGCTTATTCCATGACCACGCTCGGATCCAGCATGATGAACAGCATCTTTAGCTTCTATTACGTGAAGCTCTTCTTGAACAAGTACAGAATATCAGAAGCGGCTTTCCACCAGTCTCAGGTGAGCCAACAGACCTTCACTGCGGCCACTGGGGTGCAGCCTGTAATGTGTAGACCAACTTCTTATTTGCagagcttcttgttcgaatgtccacgttccaccttaaatggtgcagcagctccaTTTAGAGTTCGCtacagaatggaactgctgcaccgtttaaggtggaacgtggacattcgaacaagaagctctGCAAATAAGAAGTCGACTTCAGGCTCGTACTATGTAGTATGTCAGTAGACGAGTTTCACGAGTTTTTATGCTTTGCTTTAGCCACTCGCTAAACCAGCTCTGGAGTATTTTGAAGTGTTGTACACGTGATCAAAATAATCAGTCATAATTTTGGGTTCAAGTTGTTATTATACGTCATACACCAACCGGCCTTTCACTAAAACTGCCTCCTCGTTTTTATACTAATTGGCTATTTTATCATATAtgtccactttgtagttctgcagttacagattgtggtccatctgttgctctgcacattttgttcgctctgttcttcaatggtcaggaccctcacaggacccccacagagcaggtggtgtgttagtgtgtgttgtggtggtttgagtggatcagacacagcagtgttgcttgagtttttaaacactgtgtccactcactgtccactctaatagacactcctaccttgctgGTCCACcgtgtagatgtaaagtcagagacagtagctcatcggttgctgcacagtttgtgttggtcatcctctagtccttcatcagtggtcaaggATGCTGCCCGCAGGATGCGttttgctggatatttttggttggtggactgttcacagtccagctgtgacactgacatgtttaaacactccagcagcactgcggtgtctgatccactcagggtcagtgtcactgcagtattGAGAATGACCCATCAACCAAACAATATCTGTACAGTGGTCCTGTGGcagtcctgaccattgaagaattGGGAAAAGAGGGCTAAGAAAGTATGAACGATCCAAACACTTGCTCATCCAACCTTTCTTCTGAAATCCAGGGTATTAAAGGgcaatttcaccaatttttccaaattttggGATAATTAAACCTTTGAGTTACttagtcattcagaatggtttgatgtgaaatggtcaattttagagaaacttgccagGTCAGATTTCTTGTACAGTGGTCGTCATgagaaccaggggtcgcaatgtcagcaacacaaatatacatttaatttactgtccaaaacaatcaaaatgatTTCAAGTCTTCagagttttcatatgtaatgttggtgATGATAAAATGAGGCAAATCCAAAGCTAGTTTGCCTTATGACGCCCTGCACGTATTTCTCTGCCATGAACGGATTAAGAAACTGAAAACTTGAACAGGAATaccacagatttttctaaacGTTTGCATAGTTAAATGGTaaaagatgtgaacaaagtcattcagggtggtttgttgtgatgtgttctgttctagagaaacttaaaaacagaatcattcacagtgctggtgatgggaacgAGATGTCTGAAGAGTATAGCGCCTCTGAAAACTGCATCAGAAAAATGACCATTTACAGTAgttgaattcactaattagaaaagGTGCCCATAAACTGTTGGGCATATCATCAATATACTATCACAGCTGTTATTCATTATTCAAAATGACATGCAAATGAGTTTTTTTGCCgcctggccacttcttatttcGCCCAGTGTATCAAAAATGTGACTGCAAAAAGCTAGAGGGCCTCATGAGTCCTAAATGAATGGGAATGGATAGAGCtaaatggcccaaaaaaaaataaacatgtttctaGACATTTATATGGGAAATTCCTTTAATTTTGGAAAGTGGAACGATACCTTCCATTAACAAAACAAAGATTAAAAGTAGTACCATTTTGTTTGTACACAGCAAACAGGTTTCAGGCAGTAGAACTATAACTGGAATTTAGTGCTTAACAACAAAACAAGTGTGAGAAAAAAGggtgcatttgtgtgtataaaagaaATTAACCTTTCACAAATAAAATTTTTGCACAACAGCTCCACAGGAACCTGTTTATTTTGGACTTGGTTTGACAAAGCTGGAATATGTTATTAATAGTAAACCTCATCACTAGAaattgtttggttgtttttacTTGGCACTGGGGAGTTGGAATGATACAGGTCTAGAGAGAATATGCTGCTATCAGATCTCACAAGGGTAAAATGCCTTTGAATCCATTAGATTGTAGATTTTGGTTGGAACTACCTTCTAACATCTGTTATGGCCCACAGGTGGTCTACATGATTTGGAACGCGCTTAACGACCCGCTGTTTGGTTACCTTCAGGACAACTCGAACATACAATGCTGTTCTTTACGAAGACTGTCTATTCTGTATGGAGCACCATTCTACAGTTTGGCCTTCCTGCTCACCTGGTTCCCCTGGAGGGACTATGCACCTGAAGACTGGCTGAGTGGTGTCCACCTGGTGGTCACACTATGTGCCTTTGACGGCATGCTGACATTTGTGTTATTGGCTCAGTGTGCCTTATTTGCAGAGATTTCAGAGCACCACCACAACAGAGTCAGGCTGATCAAGTACAACCAGGTGGCATCTCTGCTGGGTTCCTCCAGTGTGCTCTTATGTGGCCTTGTTTCCAACAACATGGACAACTTTGCTGCCTTTCAGGGCTTTTGCTTTCTGGTGGCTGTGCTGGGCTGCATCTGTATGGTCTACACTGGCCTGCACAGCGAGGGCCGCTTTGACAGAAAGTACTCGGATACAGACTCCCAGCAgcccgctctctcgctctcttcagTGATCACCATGACATGGCAAATTATCTCTAACAGAGACTTCCAGCTGTTTGTGGTGATGAACTTCTTCCAAGTCTTCATGCTGGCCTTCTGCAACAATTTTGCCATGATCTTTGTGGACCACCTCATACCCGCTGATGTCCTTCCATCACTGGCCAAGAGCTTTATGTACGGAGCTGGATTCATCTGCCCTCAGGTACCCTCGAAACTGCATCTGTAAGGAGAGCAACTTAAAGGGATGCTCTGACTTTTTTCAATCTAATCTCAAATTTAATCTCTAACATTGGTAGAATAAGATTGGTTGTTTATGATAAGTGTCCAGACACATTTCCCAGTACTGGAAAACCCATTTATTCACTtcatagaagtcaatgggcagatgctATAGATTTATTGAAACCGGACATTCATTTTTGTGACTGgaacctcatatttccatttttgttatttttcattgtttcacaTGACTTAAATCGCCGATTGGCCTTTACATTTTGATgttaaatggaccaatagaaatcaTCCAAATAAGTTAGAATTAGAtcttgttccattaacttcTATTAAAATTTTTTAAGGATGCAGTTACCTTTTGATATATTGGTTATCGCTCAACTTATATTCCTTTACCAAAGAAATGGCTGTAAAAGGAAAATTTAATGACAACAGACCAATAAACATTAgccaaaataaataagaataaaatcaGTAACATCCTTTAATgttaggttttttttcccttgtccTATAAAGTTATTAACTCAAAAAGCTAATAGAGCCTTAAAGGGCTGTCTATCACAGGACTATATTTATCAAGACATGTTAACATGACCAACAATCCCTGAAAGTTTATGAGACCTTGTAGCATTATGCCTATTTTATTCACATCACAATATGGACATTTTTACCACAGCCCAATCAAAATCAAGAACTTACCCAGACATGAATCATTGAAACCTGTGGTTCTAGTTCTATCCTGCTTGTGAGATGTGAGCTGGAACAGTTACACTAACCACTCTAAAGTG
This portion of the Pygocentrus nattereri isolate fPygNat1 chromosome 1, fPygNat1.pri, whole genome shotgun sequence genome encodes:
- the mfsd13al gene encoding transmembrane protein 180, which produces MLQILRKLFSAHKNIMKHLRISAHPAAVAYSMTTLGSSMMNSIFSFYYVKLFLNKYRISEAAFHQSQVVYMIWNALNDPLFGYLQDNSNIQCCSLRRLSILYGAPFYSLAFLLTWFPWRDYAPEDWLSGVHLVVTLCAFDGMLTFVLLAQCALFAEISEHHHNRVRLIKYNQVASLLGSSSVLLCGLVSNNMDNFAAFQGFCFLVAVLGCICMVYTGLHSEGRFDRKYSDTDSQQPALSLSSVITMTWQIISNRDFQLFVVMNFFQVFMLAFCNNFAMIFVDHLIPADVLPSLAKSFMYGAGFICPQLLVLSSQNLLHVFGYYRLILMTFYVEAAAAALMLLLGPNHHYCLALFITANMILVQSAFSLFGLPLADIIDADLEKYKRSSPLSSMVFGTNALFTKPGQSLAPMLVVAILNQYGYEDIKDGKVTEPSAVNALHNIMFYLICIVPMCVTAVQVIAWKPFSIRNSHTTDSKYTEG